The following nucleotide sequence is from Deltaproteobacteria bacterium.
GACCAGGGGATCGCCCTCCCCCCTGTCCTCAGAGCGTATGGGGATCCCGGCCAGATCGAGCATGTACAGGACGTTCGTGTAACAGAGTTCGTGAGTCAGACTGAAGGCCACGGCGTCCAGAGACTTCAGGGGGGTATGGGATTCCAGCGTGGACAGAGGTAATCCCCTGTCCCGAAATATTTGGGCCGCTTCGATCGGTGGAGCAAAGACCCGCTCAGCCCAGAAATCCTTTCGGGCGTTGACCTGCTCGTAGAGGATCTTCTGCCCGAGATAGGACATGCCAACCTCGTACAGATCAGGAAATGCCAGAGCGATCCTGACCCGGACGAGGTCTGGGTCCTTGTGCACGGCATTGATCTCGTTGCCCAGAAAGCGGCTCGGACCGGGGAGGAGGGGAAGTATGTCTCGCATGGACGTCAATGCCGGTCAATGTGCTCGAAACGAAAGGGCGCCGGGCTGTCGCCGCCCCCCGCGGAATCGGCTTGACGTCGGCAGGAGGACGCCGATGAGGAAATGGCCTCTATTTCTTGAGGAGCTGGCTGATACCCCCGCC
It contains:
- a CDS encoding B12-binding domain-containing radical SAM protein: MRDILPLLPGPSRFLGNEINAVHKDPDLVRVRIALAFPDLYEVGMSYLGQKILYEQVNARKDFWAERVFAPPIEAAQIFRDRGLPLSTLESHTPLKSLDAVAFSLTHELCYTNVLYMLDLAGIPIRSEDRGEGDPLV